GAGAACGCCCGACGCGACGACGATGATTTCGTACTGCATGACCCGCATGTGCCCGGGCGAGACGAGCTTCCGATCCGGTTCGGTGGGCCGGGAAATCGGCAGGACTGTCCGGCCGCCACCGGCGCGGAGCACTTGCGCGTTCAAACCGCTGGTCGTCATGTCGCCACCTCCGCTACCGGACCCGTCACATAACAGCGTGACATTTGTCAGATAATCTGTAAAGCTCCTACATGTGACTCGGCCACCACCTCCCTTCGGCGTACGGCGTCGCGGTGTGATGACGAAAGTGAAGGTGGCGCAATGAGTCTCGTCGCGGGCCACGGACCCCTGAGTGGCCGACCGGCTGGTTGGTTCACGCCACCGCTCGCAGGGCCCACCGTGTACGTCGAGCCCCACCCTCGACGCATCCAGGCATTCGTCGGCGGCATCGCGAAGATCGACACCGAACGTGCGCTGATGGTGCACCGCGCCGGGAGCCCGTTGAGCTACGCCTTCCCCGCCGAGGAGGTCGGCGATCTGCCTGCCCAGGATGTACCGGAGGCACCCGGTTACGTCGCGGTGCCGTGGGACGCGGTCGACGTGTGGACGGAAGAGGGGCGCCGGCTGGTGCACTATCCGCCGAACCCGTATCACCGCATCGACTGCAGGCCCACCAAACGCAGGCTGCGGGTCACGGTCGGTGACATCGTGCTCGTCGACACCGACGACACGATCATCGTGTTCGAGACCGCCCTGGAACCTCGTCTCTACGTGAGCCCGGCGCTTGTCCGCACCGATCTGCTGCACCGCACGGACACGACCACCTACTGCAACTACAAAGGCGTCGCCACGTACTGGGCTGCCGTGGCCGGCGACACGGTGATCAGCGACGTGGCGTGGAGCTACCCGGACACCCCGCCCGAGGCCGAACCGCTACGGGGACATCTGAGCTTCGACGCGACACGCGTGCACGTGCTGGCCGAACTACCCGCATCAGGGAACGTCCCGGCCTGCGGCTGCACCATGTGATCACCAGAAAGGCAACGCAATTGGGCATCGTGACCACCAGCTCGGAGACGGCGTTCACCCAATCCGCGGAAACTGTCTACGATTTCGTCACCGACCCGGCGAACTGGACCAAGACGTATCCGGGCAGCGCGCACATCGAGGGTCTGCCGGACCGGCTGCCGTTACAGGTGGGCGACACCTGGAGCGAGACGGGCCCCGACGGCAGGCAGATCTACACTTGGCATCTCGCGATCGCGATGCGTCCCCGGCTGTGGGTGTTCAACTCGGTCGGCCGCCTCGGTCACGATCGTGACGGCAACGGCG
This genomic window from Mycolicibacterium goodii contains:
- a CDS encoding DUF427 domain-containing protein, whose amino-acid sequence is MSLVAGHGPLSGRPAGWFTPPLAGPTVYVEPHPRRIQAFVGGIAKIDTERALMVHRAGSPLSYAFPAEEVGDLPAQDVPEAPGYVAVPWDAVDVWTEEGRRLVHYPPNPYHRIDCRPTKRRLRVTVGDIVLVDTDDTIIVFETALEPRLYVSPALVRTDLLHRTDTTTYCNYKGVATYWAAVAGDTVISDVAWSYPDTPPEAEPLRGHLSFDATRVHVLAELPASGNVPACGCTM
- a CDS encoding polyketide cyclase is translated as MGIVTTSSETAFTQSAETVYDFVTDPANWTKTYPGSAHIEGLPDRLPLQVGDTWSETGPDGRQIYTWHLAIAMRPRLWVFNSVGRLGHDRDGNGGMDGRITVQYQFTRPGPDITLFGRTMTIEAYKDSPLPDGLFRIVNPAHIDSYHAAVARELAKV